The Glycine soja cultivar W05 chromosome 6, ASM419377v2, whole genome shotgun sequence genome has a window encoding:
- the LOC114416170 gene encoding ankyrin repeat-containing protein BDA1-like produces MTLKPSLSQKQNPKGFTPIHLALQHDQERMPLCLVQINKDLIQLKGRDDFTPLHLASRKEEADDELSYLHLKVGTDVAEDGIPPPLHLASRMGETELLDKFLEVCPDSIEDVNTRSETALHIIAAKHGAKHGRYGALKVLFRWLVRNSKEDDRQFIRTTTLSWKDEKGNSILHVAALYNRIKEECNAYLVVTTLIATATYQVALSPHGGLYQTHVGTNNTVMSHVAASSSSINFKSTT; encoded by the exons ATGACACTGAAACCTTCACTTTCTCAGAAACAAAATCCAAAAGGCTTCACTCCCATCCACCTTGCTTTACAACACGACCAAGAGAGAATGCCCCTTTGCCTTGTACAAATTAACAAAGATCTCATTCAACTGAAAGGGAGGGACGACTTCACTCCTCTGCATTTAGCAAGTCGAAAAGAAGAAGCTGATGATGAACTTTCTTATTTGCATTTGAAAGTTGGAACAGACGTAGCTGAGGATGGCATTCCTCCTCCTCTGCATTTGGCAAGTCGAATGGGAGAAACTGAGCTTTTGGACAAGTTCCTAGAGGTTTGTCCAGATTCCATTGAAGATGTGAATACTAGAAGTGAAACTGCACTGCATATTATTGCAGCGAAACATGGAGCGAAACATGGACGCTATGGGGCTCTTAAAGTCCTATTTCGGTGGCTCGTGAGGAATTCCAAAGAAGATGATCGACAGTTCATAAGAACAACGACATTGAGCTGGAAGGATGAAAAAGGCAATTCTATTTTGCACGTTGCAGCACTCTACAATCGCATAAAA GAGGAATGCAATGCATATTTGGTAGTTACCACTCTTATTGCAACTGCCACTTATCAAGTAGCCCTGAGTCCCCATGGTGGACTTTATCAGACTCATGTTGGGACTAACAATACTGTGATGAGTCATGTGGCGGCCTCTTCTTCATCCATAAATTTCAAATCTACAACTTGA